The DNA window GTAGTCTTTCTCCTGAAGGAACGTGAGCCCTTCGCGCATGTGGCCGCTCAGAAAACGAAACTCCTCGAGCTTGTCCTTGGGGTCGATGTGGGACGAGTGCGCCTCCCCGCTTCTCGTGCCGCCGACGTAGCCGAGTGCGCCGAGCTTCTCCATGAGCTCGGGATCGATTTGTGAAGCCGTCGAAGCGGGGCCCTCCAGACCTGCGGGAGCGAGCTCGGCGATCCGGGCGCGCAGTCGCTCGGCGGCGACGGCATTCCGCCGAATGCGATTGTCACGCTCCTCCGGATCTTCCTCCAGGTTGTAGAGCTCGGGCTTCGGCGCCTCGATGAGCTTCCAGGGCCCCTCCCGCACGGAGACGAGACGACCCCACCCGTAAAGAAGCGACGCCATGAAGCTCTCAGCGTAGAGGGGCCTGGGCTCGGGCTCGCTGCCTCTTCTCAGAGTCGCCGCGAGACTCCTCCCCGGTACGTCGAGGTGGGAAATCTCCAGCATTTCGAGCACGGTCGGAAACACGTCCACGAGCTCGACGGGAGTCGAGATCGTGAGCTCGGAGACGACGCCGGGCCCGCGAAACAGAAGCGGCACCCGGAGCGTCGGCTCGTAAATGAAGTAGCCATGCCCGGTCTCCCCGTGCTCGCCGAAGGCTTCACCATGGTCCGAAGTCACCACGAGCAGGGTGCTCTCGGAGTGCCCGAGCGCCGCGAGCTCGGAATCGAGGCGGCCGACGAGCTCGTCGGTGAAGGCGACTTCGCCATCGTAAGGCCGCCCCTCGTAGCGAGAGGCATGAGGCTCCGGAGGCTCGTAGGGATCGTGCGGGTCGTAGAGATGGAGCCACAGAAAGAAGGGCTGGCCGCCGTCCTCCCGAAGCCACGCGATCGCCTCTTCGGTCGTCGCGTCGCCGCGCTTTTGTACCGAGTCCAAGAAAACGGCATCTTGCCCCTCCACTCCGAAGTCATCGGCGAAGGTCTCGAACCCGCGATCGATGCCGGTTTCCGATGACAGAACGATCGAAGAAACGAAGCCGGCCGTTCGAAATCCGCGCTCTTTCAGGATCTCGGCGAGGAGCGGCATCTTCGACTCGAACGGCGGAGCCGCGTTCTCACGCACCCCGTGCTCGAACGGGTAACGACCCGTGAATAGGGAGAGGTGCGAGGGGCGGGTCAAGGGCACCTGGGCTCTCGCGTCTTCGGCGAGCGCGCCTTCCCGGGCGATTCGATCGAGGTTCGGGGTCTCGACGTTTCCCCCGTAAGCCCCGAGTCGATCGGCCCGGAGCGTGTCGATCGTGACGATCACGAGATTCTCGGCCGTCGGCGCGGGCTCCTGCCGGCAGCCGGCAACGAGAAGGAGAACGATCGTAACGGAGGGGAAGCGGTCAAGCACCCGAAGCAGAGAGTAGCATGGACGTTACGACAGGCAAAACCAGCTTGATGTGAGCTCGGGCGTTTCGTGCCGCTTCGTTTTGCGCCTCCCAAATTGACTTCGCTTCCCTAGTTGGTATATTCAAATAGTATGAAAACAAATACCAAATCCAGCATCACCCTTCCACCGGAGGAGCTGAAGCTCGTGATCTCGCTCCAGGCAAAGCTGAAGGCGAAGAGCAAGGTCGAGGTCGTCCGTCGCGGCCTGCGTCTTCTAAAGGAGGTGACAGAGCGTGAAAGCCTCAGAGAAGCCTACCGCCGCGCCTCGAAAGCCACGCGCGGGGCGCTGTCACAAGAGGAATTGGCTGAGCTCGACGGCCTCGCCTCCGAGGGCCTGGACGAGTGGTGAAAGTTGAGCGAGGAAGGCTCTACCTTGCCGATCTGAGGTCGAGGAGGGGAACGGAAGCTGGAAAGTTGAGGCCTGTACTCGTCATCCAAACCGATTTGCTGAACGACGTGGGGCATCCGTCCACCTGGGTGCTGCCCTGTACGACGCGTCTCACCGGTGAGAATCTCCTCCGTGTATCTATTCCCCGAGGAATGGCCGGGAACCGTCAAGACTGCGAGATTATGATCGACCAGAGTCGCGCCATCGACAATCGACGATTCGTCCGAAAGCTCCGGCCGTTGCCGCCGGCGATCCTGCGAGAGGTGCAAGAGAAGCTATGCCGTTTGGGGGATCTGGCAGGCTGATGGCGCCGCTTCGAAGGGTGCCACTGCGATCGTTGCTCAGTCGACTACGAGCGATAGCGCTCCGTCGTCCGTCTCGAACTCGGCTCCGGCGTTGCGAGCCGCTTCCTTCAAGGCTTCGCATAGGATGTTCTTGACGTCGGGTCCATGCTCGAGACGACGCATCAGGCCCTCACCCGTCCGCTCCCCCACGGTGAGGGTTAGCTTTAGCCCCCGGCGCTTACAGAGAATCTTGCGGCCGTCCTCGAGAGTCGTCTTGAAGATCTTGATGTAAGCATCGGCATAGTTGATGCCGATGCCCGAGCCATCGTCCTTCGCTTCGGGCAGGAGCTTGTCCCACTCGGGACTCTCACGGCCGAGCTCGACCCTGACCATCCAACACCTCCCGGAGCTTCGCGATATGCGCCGGCGTGCTTCCACAGCACCCGCCCACGATGCCCGCCCCCGCCTCGAGGACCGCGGGAAGTCCTCGTGCCATCTCGTCCGGGGTCTCGTTGTACACGACCTGCAGGTTCTCGAGCACGGGGAGACCCGCGTTCGGCTGCACCATGATCGGAAGCGTGCAAGTGGACCGATAGCGTCGCGCCGTGTCCGCGGCGAACTTCATATCGACCCCGGTGCCGCAGTTGAGCGCGACGAGGTCGGCGCCGGCCTCCGCCATAAAGGCCGCCGCCTGCTCGGGACTCGTTCCCATCATCGTCCGCACTTCGTCCTCGTCCTGCATCTTGTCGAAGGCCATCGAGCCGATGACGCAGGGCGCACCCGCGGCCTTCGCCGCCTCGATGGCGATTCCCAGCTCTTCGAGTGACGTCTGAGTCTCGATGATGATCGCATCGACGCCGGCTGAGACGAGGGCTTCTGCCTGCTCCGCGAAAGCGTCCTCGACCCGTGCCGCGGGAACCTCACCGTAGGGCTCCATCAGCCCGCCGAAAGGGCCGATGTCGCCGAGCACGAACCCTTTTTGGCCGTTGAAGGCATCGCGCGCGATCTCGGCCGCGGCGCGGTTGATGTCGCGGACCCGACGGCCCTCGTCGTGGCGCTCGAGCATGATGCGCGAGCCGCCGAAGCTGTTGGTGATGAGAATGTCCGACCCCGCCGCGACATAGGCCCTCTGGATCGCCAGCACTTTCTCGGGTGCGTCGAGGTTCCACGCTTCACCGCACCCTCCCGGAGGAAGCCCCGCGCGCTGCAGCTCCGTTCCCATCGCTCCGTCGCTCAGGAGCACGCCGCGTTTCAGCGCTTCCAGCAGATTCACGCCGCCCTCCGGTAGCGACATCGCGCGAGATCGCATCGCGAGCAGGGAGAGCCGATCGCTTCGCCTTCGAAGAGGGCGAGGACAGAATGTCTCGGCCTCAACATGCCCGAGGACAAGAGCTCGATCTCGGGCGAGAGCGGTGAGAGCTTTTCGAAGAGCGCGGACTGTTCTTCGAGCGGAAACCCTCGATGACCGGGGCTGAACGTCGCGCCCTGCATGGAAGCCAGATGCTCCACGAGGGCCGCGGCGAATCGATCGAGGAAGTAGGCCTCGTCCACGCGCCCCGCCGCCCAGAGGCGATCGAGCTCCTCGTCGACCTCCCATCCCGCCGTGAGCCCGACGACCCCGTCTCTCGAGTAGACCCGGGGCCTTCCATGACATCGATACCAGCGGGCGGCGCCTTCGGCGAGGCGGCGGACGTCGCCCTCGAGCGGTTTACCCGGCGGGTAACCGAGGAGCCGCGCGTAATCGCGCTCATCGATCACGTGTATACCTCGGAGGCAACGGGCTGAAATTGACAGCCCTCGACGAAGTAGTCGAAAAAACGCGGGTGCGTCTCGAGCTCGATGTGCTCGACCCGCCTCACCGCCTCTTCGAGCTCCCGTCTCTGGCTGGGCGAGCGCAGAATCATCGAGGCTCCGTCCAGTGCGGCGTTTCCCACACGGACGATCCTCTCGTCCGGCAGCTCGGGCAGAAAGCCGATACGACGCGCCGCATCGAGATCGAGGTGCCGGGCGAAACCACCGGCGAGGTAGAGCTTGTCGATGTCCTCGAGCCGGATGCCGTACACGTCCGCCACGATCGCGAGGCCCGCCACGTTTGCGCCTTTCGCTTGCGCGAGCTCGTTGACATCGGCCTCGGTGAAGACGATCCCGTCATACACTCGAAACGGCTCGCTCTCTCCGGCGAAACGACCCTGAGCGTTCATCCTTCCCGCGCGGCGGAGCTCGCTCAGCAGGTCCACGAGCCCGGAGCCGCAGAGGCCACGGGGCGGGCCACCGCCGATGACGATGACGTCGAGCGAGCCATCTTCTTCGATCGAGACCCTCTCGATCGCACCGTCGAGCGCAGGCATCCCGCACAAAACGCCTCCTCCCTCGAAGGCCGGGCCCGCAGGACAGGACGCGGCAACGACGCGGTCGCGATTCCCCATCACGATCTCCGTGTTCGTGCCGACGTCCATGACGAGAGAGACCGCCTCCGAGTCCGTCAGCCGACTGGCCCAAAGGCAGGCCGCGGCGTCGCCCCCGACGTGGCTTCCGATGAGAGGCAGGCCGTAGACGACGGCCTTCGGATGGACGTGAAGGCCGAGCTTTCGAGCGGGCATGCCGAGCGCCGTCGAATCGCGCTTTTTCTCTCTGAGCTCCCGCTCGGTGATGGACCAATAGGGTTTTTGCCCGATCGAGTGCACGTCGAGACCAAAGAAGAGATCGCGCATCGTCGTGTTCGCCGCCACGACCACGTCGACGATCCGATCGGGATCAACGGGTAACGCTTCGATCGCGTGATTTAGATACCCGACGAGGGTTCGCTTGAGGAGACGACCCCGATGCTGCGTATCGTAGTGAATGCGCGCCATGATGTCCGAGCCCCCGAACCGCTGGGGGTTCTCGAACGACTGACTCGCGACCTGCACGCCGGATGCGAGGTCGAAAAGACGCAAGGCGACCGTGGTCGTACCCACGTCGAGCGCGATTCCATAGCCGTCGCGTGGCTCCGGGGGCCCCTCGCTCCAAGGAAGTCCCTCGCTTTGGTCCACAATCTTCAACGACCCGCGACGCATCGTGTGGCAGCGGACGATGCCGTCGCCCACGAGCCGGGTGCGACATGCGAGACGAAACGAGGCGCCGAGGTGCGCTTCTTCCGCTGTGCGCGCCGAGAGTAGCTCCTCGCCCTCTTCGATCTCGAGAAGACACTCACGGCATTTCCCCTGCTTGACGCAGGACGTGGGAACGCGCACGTCGACCGACTCGGCGCACTCGAATAGCGTGCCGCTCACCGGTGCCTCACGGTCGTTCACGAAGAGCTTCTTCATCGCATGGCCGCCTTGCGGGCGCCGACGAGCTTCTTGAACAGCTGCACCGCGCTCGCAGCATCCGCCGCATAGCCATCGGCACCGATCTCCGAAGCGAACTTCTCGGTCACCGGAGCGCCGCCGACTGCGATCTTGACGTCGACCCCTTTCTCGCGCACGGCATCCACCACGGTCTTCATGTAGATCATCGTCGTCGTCAGGAGAGCGCTCATGCCGAGTATCGCCGCATGGTTGTCGCGGACCGCCTGGATGAACTCGTCCGCGCTCGTGTCGGTTCCCAGATCCACGATGGTGAACCCGGCTCCTTCAGCCATCATCCCGACGAGGTTCTTTCCGATATCGTGGAGATCGCCTTTGACCGTGCCCATCACGATCGTCTCCGACCGATCGTCCTTGCGCTCCGTCAGAAGGGGTTTCAGAACCTCCATCCCCGCCTTCATCGCCCGCGCGGCGAGAAGCACCTCGGGAACGAAGATGCGGTTGTGCTTGAAGTCCTCCCCCACGACGCGCATCCCGGCGATGAGCCCGTCTTCCAGAACCTCGTCGACGGGACGTCCCTCCGCCAGGGCTTGCTCGGTCAGGGCCTTGACTTCCTTGTGCTTCCCCTCGAAGAGGAGCTGGTTCATCACCGCGTAGTCGGGCATGGTCGTGGTTTACTCGAAAGACGGGAGAGTCAGGCCGGGCTCCCGGGCGGTCTTCACGAATAGGTTCCGGATCTCGGCGTGGAGCTTCTCCTCGACGGGCTCGACTTCGTAGTTCTCGAGGCATTCGCCGATGACGTCGGCCGCCCGGTCACGAAAGCGTTTCTTCCCCTGCTCGCTCCATTGATCCCAGTTCGTCCGATCCACCATCGGCCCCGGCAGATACAGCTCTTCGGGCCAGTGCTCGAGCGTGTGCTCGGACATCATGAGGTGCTTTTCGCGCACGAGCTCCTCGATGAGCGAGGCAGCGGGAAGATCTTCCTTGACCTCCACCGGCTTCATGAATCGCTCGACGTGGGCGACGACCTCATCGTCGAAGACGAGCTTCTCGAGGCTGAAGCAGTTGACGTAATCGAGCATGCCGGGACCCGAGACCGAGTTGATCCCCGACAGGGCGGCGAGGAACGCGCCGACTCCGGTCTCGAAGCCCGCCTGGGGGTCGTTGAACTTGGAGTCCGAGAGCGCCATGTAGGCCTGACAGGGCAGGTTCAAGTGCTTCGCGATGCGGGCGTAGCCGCAATACACCTGCAGGGCTTCGACCGCGGTCATGGGGTTGGTCATGAGCCGCATGTGGAAGCTCGCCGGAGCGCCGCCGAAGAGAACCGGCGTGCCGGGACGAATCTTTTGGGCGATGGCCAGACCGCTCAGCACTTCGGCGGTATGGAGCACGAGAGCGCCCAC is part of the Vicinamibacteria bacterium genome and encodes:
- a CDS encoding sulfatase-like hydrolase/transferase, which encodes MLDRFPSVTIVLLLVAGCRQEPAPTAENLVIVTIDTLRADRLGAYGGNVETPNLDRIAREGALAEDARAQVPLTRPSHLSLFTGRYPFEHGVRENAAPPFESKMPLLAEILKERGFRTAGFVSSIVLSSETGIDRGFETFADDFGVEGQDAVFLDSVQKRGDATTEEAIAWLREDGGQPFFLWLHLYDPHDPYEPPEPHASRYEGRPYDGEVAFTDELVGRLDSELAALGHSESTLLVVTSDHGEAFGEHGETGHGYFIYEPTLRVPLLFRGPGVVSELTISTPVELVDVFPTVLEMLEISHLDVPGRSLAATLRRGSEPEPRPLYAESFMASLLYGWGRLVSVREGPWKLIEAPKPELYNLEEDPEERDNRIRRNAVAAERLRARIAELAPAGLEGPASTASQIDPELMEKLGALGYVGGTRSGEAHSSHIDPKDKLEEFRFLSGHMREGLTFLQEKDYESAIQRFRAVLESGNESFQALYHTGRAYYGLGRYREAVDAFAGAIALDDSYGPAYLDLAEAQVALGSHDDALEALHRGQNVIPESARLFEREGEIWVSLGRPDEAARAFEAVAERLPEDALTLVRLGEQYRDLGEIEKSISRLKEAVRLAPDDASYWNSLGMVLGGNGRMAEAEEAFRKAHTVDPEDAQYAFNLGLALVRLGRPEEARGFFEKALRNDPGFEPARAELRRLGGA
- a CDS encoding type II toxin-antitoxin system PemK/MazF family toxin is translated as MKVERGRLYLADLRSRRGTEAGKLRPVLVIQTDLLNDVGHPSTWVLPCTTRLTGENLLRVSIPRGMAGNRQDCEIMIDQSRAIDNRRFVRKLRPLPPAILREVQEKLCRLGDLAG
- a CDS encoding homocysteine S-methyltransferase family protein, whose amino-acid sequence is MNLLEALKRGVLLSDGAMGTELQRAGLPPGGCGEAWNLDAPEKVLAIQRAYVAAGSDILITNSFGGSRIMLERHDEGRRVRDINRAAAEIARDAFNGQKGFVLGDIGPFGGLMEPYGEVPAARVEDAFAEQAEALVSAGVDAIIIETQTSLEELGIAIEAAKAAGAPCVIGSMAFDKMQDEDEVRTMMGTSPEQAAAFMAEAGADLVALNCGTGVDMKFAADTARRYRSTCTLPIMVQPNAGLPVLENLQVVYNETPDEMARGLPAVLEAGAGIVGGCCGSTPAHIAKLREVLDGQGRARP
- a CDS encoding ASKHA domain-containing protein; the protein is MKKLFVNDREAPVSGTLFECAESVDVRVPTSCVKQGKCRECLLEIEEGEELLSARTAEEAHLGASFRLACRTRLVGDGIVRCHTMRRGSLKIVDQSEGLPWSEGPPEPRDGYGIALDVGTTTVALRLFDLASGVQVASQSFENPQRFGGSDIMARIHYDTQHRGRLLKRTLVGYLNHAIEALPVDPDRIVDVVVAANTTMRDLFFGLDVHSIGQKPYWSITERELREKKRDSTALGMPARKLGLHVHPKAVVYGLPLIGSHVGGDAAACLWASRLTDSEAVSLVMDVGTNTEIVMGNRDRVVAASCPAGPAFEGGGVLCGMPALDGAIERVSIEEDGSLDVIVIGGGPPRGLCGSGLVDLLSELRRAGRMNAQGRFAGESEPFRVYDGIVFTEADVNELAQAKGANVAGLAIVADVYGIRLEDIDKLYLAGGFARHLDLDAARRIGFLPELPDERIVRVGNAALDGASMILRSPSQRRELEEAVRRVEHIELETHPRFFDYFVEGCQFQPVASEVYT
- a CDS encoding cobalamin-dependent protein (Presence of a B(12) (cobalamin)-binding domain implies dependence on cobalamin itself, in one of its several forms, or in some unusual lineages, dependence on a cobalamin-like analog.) → MPDYAVMNQLLFEGKHKEVKALTEQALAEGRPVDEVLEDGLIAGMRVVGEDFKHNRIFVPEVLLAARAMKAGMEVLKPLLTERKDDRSETIVMGTVKGDLHDIGKNLVGMMAEGAGFTIVDLGTDTSADEFIQAVRDNHAAILGMSALLTTTMIYMKTVVDAVREKGVDVKIAVGGAPVTEKFASEIGADGYAADAASAVQLFKKLVGARKAAMR
- a CDS encoding trimethylamine methyltransferase family protein, whose translation is LRWGEDPIANIIDCAEWGIPIEVVPVLLLGMISPATTVGALVLHTAEVLSGLAIAQKIRPGTPVLFGGAPASFHMRLMTNPMTAVEALQVYCGYARIAKHLNLPCQAYMALSDSKFNDPQAGFETGVGAFLAALSGINSVSGPGMLDYVNCFSLEKLVFDDEVVAHVERFMKPVEVKEDLPAASLIEELVREKHLMMSEHTLEHWPEELYLPGPMVDRTNWDQWSEQGKKRFRDRAADVIGECLENYEVEPVEEKLHAEIRNLFVKTAREPGLTLPSFE